DNA sequence from the Tissierellales bacterium genome:
GTGATATTTTTTATAACTACAGGATTTATAGCAGAAGCATTTGCATCAGTTTTTGTGCGAGATATCTCATCTATAACGTCCATACCGTTTATAACCCTACCAAATGGAGCGAAATTGCCATTTAAGCTAGGATGGTCAACTACATTTATAAAGAATTCCGTAGGACTAGAAACTGGGTGAGAACTGAAGTTTACCATAGATATAGTAGCTCTAGTTTGCATGAGGGTATTTTCATATCCATTTGTTGCAAATTCACCTGGAAGTAAGTATTTCATAGTGTTTTCTAAATCTTGGCCACCTTGAATCATATTGTCAGCTAGCATTCTATGAAATGATTTTCCCTTATAGAAACCATTTTTTATGAGAGCGATGAAATTAGATACAGTATTTGGAGCATCGCTAGGGTAAAGTTCTATTTCAAGTGTTTTACCATTATCAAGTTCTATTGTAACCAAAGGATTATTTTGATATAAATATTGTTTTTTGAATAATAAATTGAATGTTTTATTTTTTGAATAGTAATCCAATCTAGCCTTTAGTAGGTCTTTTAGAGAGTCTATAGATATATAATTTGTATCATCATACATAATTAAACTATCATCTAATTCTATAGTATTATATTTTAAATGTACAGATTGATGCACTAGTTTGGCTTCTTTAGTTCCGGATTCTTTCTCAGGGGAACTGGCATCATCTGGAGATGAAACTCCACTATACATATTTGCAAGTATAGACTCCTCAGTTATTTTTACAGGTTCATTGTATTGTTTACCGAATGTATCGACAGTCATAGTTTTTATTACTTGGGGCTGTAGAGGCTTATCTCTGGCATCTCTTTCAACTAATGCTATTTCATCAGCAATCTCTATTCCTTCTATAACTTTTCCAAAAGCGGCGTAGTTTCCATTTAGAAAATGAGAATCTTTTACGACTATAAAAAATTGAGAACTAGCACTGTCAAATGCGGTGCTTCTAGCCATTGAAACCACACCTCTTTTGTGAAGCAAGTCATTGAATTCATTGTTTTTAGTAAATTCACCTTTGATATCGTATTTTGCTCCACCAGTGCCATTTCCATTTGGATCGCCACCTTGAATCATAAATTCAGGTATAACTCTGTGAAAGTTAAGTCCATTGTAAAAACCATCATTTATAAGCTTTATAAAATTATTTACAGTGTTAGGAGCTTTTTCTGGATATAACTCCATTTTTATCTTCTTTCCACTTTCCATTTCCATAGTTACTATTGGATTTTGAACAATAGTATTTAAGTCTGATATAGTAGCGGTCTTAGGAGATGAAATCCAATCAACCTTTTTATCTAATAATTTTAAGCTAGATTCCAAAGGCACATAAACTTTGCCATTTAAAGAAAATGAATTTGATTCTAGTTCAACATTGTTCATTTTAATAATATGGTCATTCATACTAATTTCAACTAAATCATTAGATGCAAATGTTATAGTTGATGCTGAAATTAGCATTAAAACCAAGAAGATACTCAGTAATTTCTTCATTAAGTAACATCCTTTCGCAAATGTATTTTGATTTTATTTCATTATATGATACGAGATAATGAAAAGCAAATTTAGTATTTTTTCTGCAATTTAGAATAATAATAGTTCATTAGAATACTATTGATGGCAAATAAAAAAATAACTACCAAAAGTGTAAAATCTTTCTGCATTATTATAAAAAATAATATCAAAACAGATAAAATGAAGCTCA
Encoded proteins:
- a CDS encoding peptidylprolyl isomerase, translated to MYDDTNYISIDSLKDLLKARLDYYSKNKTFNLLFKKQYLYQNNPLVTIELDNGKTLEIELYPSDAPNTVSNFIALIKNGFYKGKSFHRMLADNMIQGGQDLENTMKYLLPGEFATNGYENTLMQTRATISMVNFSSHPVSSPTEFFINVVDHPSLNGNFAPFGRVINGMDVIDEISRTKTDANASAINPVVIKNIT